The genomic DNA AGTTAGACAAAACAGCAGCTACAAAAGCTGATTTTCAGCGAACATACTCACAACTAGAATTACGAGCTGCCGCCCACCGCGAAATAGCAGTCTTAGGCCTAATGCGGCGTATTTGTGGCCAGCCGATGCCAATAGAATGGGGCTTTATGTACGACGGCAACCTGCCGCGCAAAACTGTGGGCGGCAACTCGTTCGTCGCGAGCGTTCGCTCGGACGATGGTCAGGCTAACTTCGGCAGGGGCAATGGCTACGCGGATGACGACGCTGGCGTTGGCCTTTCGGCGGGGCTAGTAAGCGATCGTATTGAGCTTTAAGCCTTGGCATTTCTTTTTTCTTGTTTTGAAGCTAAATAATTTGTATAGTAATGTGCCGACCCTTACTCACTAAACTCTAAAGCTTAAGCTCTGCATTCTGATTCTGTCATCTCTTGGGGTAAGAAGCTGTCTTTGGGTTTGAAACCTGCCTGCCACTGATAGTCCTTGCCATAGCCTAAGTCTTTCATTAGCTCAGTTGGGGCGTTGCGGATCCAGAGCGGTACGCTTGCGTTAGGAAAGCGTTTGGCAAGATCAATCGCACTTGCCATTAAATCGGTTGCTTCTCGTGACTTTGGTGCTTTGGCTAAAACAGCTGCACAGTGAAAAAGGTTGTATTGACACTCTGGCATGCCGATTCGCTCAGCGGCTAGGAATGTACTAACTGCCAAATTTAGTGCGGCGCTAGCTGCCAGACCAATATCCTCACTAGCAAAAATCACCATACGACGTGCAATAAACTTAGGGTCTTCACCGGCTTGGAGCATGCGGGCAAGGTAGTAGCAAGCTGCTTTTTCATCGCTGCCTCGCATGGATTTGATAAACGCGCTGACAATATCGTAGTGACTGTCGCCTTTCTTATCATAGGCAGGAGCTACTGTTTGGGCGGCTTGTTCGATAGTATCTTTGGTTATCTTCTGACCTCTGGCTAGCTTTACGGCCAACTCCAAATTACCAAGTGCGCTACGCGCATCACCGTGACTAAGGGTGACAATAGTATCTATGGCCTGTTTGGTTAATTTACCGCCAAGTTTTAAGTTCTTGCTCGCTCGGGCAATGATTTTGGACATATCGCTGTTACCAATTGGCTTTAAAACAACTACTCTCGCCCGAGACAGAAGCGGCCGGATAACTTCGAAACTAGGGTTTTCAGTTGTAGCGCCAATCAGGGTTATTAACCCAGATTCGACATGCGGCAAAAAAGCGTCTTGTTGAGCTTTGTTGAAGCGGTGAATTTCATCAACAAAGAGCACGGTGTCTGTTTTTAGACGCTGATTTTGGCGGGCATGCTCGACTATTTTCCTTACATCAGCTAATCCAGACGTAACAGCGCTAATTTCGATAAAGTCGGCATCTGCGTTACTGGCCAACATGCGAGCTAGGGTTGTTTTACCACTTCCTGGCGGCCCCCAAAATATCAGACTGCTAACCGATTTTGAATTAAACATATGCCTTAGCAGTCCGTTAGAGGATAATAACTCGTCTTGACCAAAAACTTCTTCAGGCTTTTTTGGTCGTAAAGCTTCGGCTAGAGGCCGGTTTGTTTGCATATACTCATAATAACCCCAGCTCGACGTTAGTCAACCCAAGTGAATATAAATTTGTATCTGTAAATCTTATCACTACGGCGTAGTTTATGTGTTAACGGCTACGTAAAATACATTAAAAATGCAATCTTTACTAGCTAAAATGTATATGTATATTTATAGGTGTTGTTATGTCGAGCTGGGGTTAATAGTAAGTGTTACGCGCGTGGGCATTTTCAGCAGCTTGCCAAAAAATCTAATTTTTTTAAAACTATTAACCAAAAATAAATATCAAGGTAAGTTGTGAAAAATCAAAGATTGTGCAGTTTGCCAGATAAATATTGCGCACCATTTCTTAGATTGAGGTACAATAGTGCTTATGAATGAGGTGAGTTATGTTTTTTTGGCGATTGTTGGGCTGCTACTTACTTGGCTGATTGCTAGAACCTACCGCACAAAAGATAGTAGCTCTAGTCAGATGCTACAGCAGAACATACTGCATCTGACAGATAATGTGACAAAGCTGAAAGATCAGCTACAGTCTCAGCTAGATACAAAACTTGATAAAAACCAACGTAGTATGAGTGAGCAGCTGGCGGC from Candidatus Saccharibacteria bacterium includes the following:
- a CDS encoding replication-associated recombination protein A codes for the protein MQTNRPLAEALRPKKPEEVFGQDELLSSNGLLRHMFNSKSVSSLIFWGPPGSGKTTLARMLASNADADFIEISAVTSGLADVRKIVEHARQNQRLKTDTVLFVDEIHRFNKAQQDAFLPHVESGLITLIGATTENPSFEVIRPLLSRARVVVLKPIGNSDMSKIIARASKNLKLGGKLTKQAIDTIVTLSHGDARSALGNLELAVKLARGQKITKDTIEQAAQTVAPAYDKKGDSHYDIVSAFIKSMRGSDEKAACYYLARMLQAGEDPKFIARRMVIFASEDIGLAASAALNLAVSTFLAAERIGMPECQYNLFHCAAVLAKAPKSREATDLMASAIDLAKRFPNASVPLWIRNAPTELMKDLGYGKDYQWQAGFKPKDSFLPQEMTESECRA